From one Triticum aestivum cultivar Chinese Spring chromosome 4B, IWGSC CS RefSeq v2.1, whole genome shotgun sequence genomic stretch:
- the LOC123090426 gene encoding uncharacterized protein, which translates to MVAAVSKVLDDDDLLVEILLRVAFPTTLVHAALVCRRWFHHASDRRFLRRFRKIHPPRLLGFYAFFERARFIPMQPQPPELAVVVRHLASCRFAYYINIEDCRNGNVLTSGRQEGVWTHQVYHLLCPERDMPIIPPLPCAEIGIYHILAEILSKEEGDGLGLSYFYLLVELAKEANKVMVRVYMLQDGAWCMLTLATSQLHYPQPRPKPVLVHNKIYMAAAQSDDIIVLDLIDSSFSTIHLPQGVEYASSEIMLSRTNDASGVYLIHVRPKEFQLCVWLHKGGNWMLVDTIYLHEMHAILGKKDHPYVRIGKVGDDAQFVFLEVSRYIFYLDIKCRTLRKVYEETDDDRCYGGVHPFMMIWPPTFPALKDDPERNRSAI; encoded by the coding sequence ATGGTGGCTGCGGTATCCAAGGTGCTCGACGACGACGACCTCCTCGTTGAGATCCTCCTCCGTGTCGCGTTCCCCACCACGCTCGTCCATGCCGCACTCGTCTGCAGGCGCTGGTTCCACCACGCCTCCGACCGCCGGTTCCTCCGCCGCTTCCGCAAGATCCACCCGCCCCGCCTCCTCGGCTTCTACGCTTTTTTCGAGCGTGCACGCTTCATCCCGATGCAGCCTCAACCCCCGGAGCTTGCCGTCGTCGTCCGCCACCTTGCGAGCTGCAGGTTTGCCTACTACATCAACATTGAGGACTGCCGCAACGGCAATGTCTTAACAAGCGGCCGGCAAGAAGGAGTATGGACGCATCAAGTCTACCACCTGTTGTGCCCTGAGAGAGATATGCCCATCATCCCACCACTCCCTTGTGCCGAGATCGGAATTTACCACATTCTCGCTGAAATCCTCTCCAAAGAAGAAGGCGATGGCCTTGGTCTGTCCTATTTTTATTTGTTGgtggagcttgccaaggaggcaAATAAGGTCATGGTGCGCGTATATATGTTGCAAGATGGTGCCTGGTGCATGCTTACCTTGGCCACAAGCCAGCTCCATTATCCGCAGCCAAGGCCAAAGCCTGTGCTCGTCCACAACAAAATCTATATGGCGGCCGCTCAAAGTGACGACATTATTGTCTTGGATTTGATTGACTCAAGTTTCTCTACGATTCACCTCCCACAAGGAGTGGAGTATGCCTCTTCAGAAATCATGTTGTCACGGACCAATGATGCTTCTGGTGTATATCTCATTCATGTCCGTCCCAAGGAGTTTCAACTTTGTGTATGGCTCCACAAGGGGGGCAACTGGATGCTGGTAGATACCATCTATTTGCATGAGATGCATGCTATTTTGGGGAAGAAAGATCACCCGTATGTGCGTATAGGGAAGGTGGGAGACGATGCTCAGTTTGTATTTTTAGAGGTTTCTCGATACATATTCTACTTGGATATCAAGTGCAGGACACTGCGTAAAGTATATGAGGAGACAGATGATGATCGATGTTATGGCGGCGTCCATCCTTTTATGATGATTTGGCCTCCCACATTCCCTGCCCTCAAGGATGATCCTGAAAG